A region from the Hypomesus transpacificus isolate Combined female chromosome 11, fHypTra1, whole genome shotgun sequence genome encodes:
- the si:ch211-248a14.8 gene encoding solute carrier family 35 member D3, with protein sequence MSPGPPLEGVMDQLTPLLTPPPGSRTGGPDPWDTVRTTLVSERPRWRRCVSALRRFSSSPVGKPLLPALGIIAILVVTVLYILADKLRCFVANIFVPQYHYPYAAPLCFAQVLVSLLALQLLHTLGLVPLKPYSLSLGERLLVPSICDSVQAVLSMWAQAESSHSGLYPLTIRLLPLLSVGWCHALGLAGSPPLHVTGLVTVVTVTSVTITASLGLSRVEPLEGVYAPLALLLHSLSLAWMAKAAEVELRRPGSRVSTFDLYFTLLVNQSLILGFLCLLHPKGPQALGGASWHSLLFIGYLLAILLLGMVQHFLVDVTALRLSPLVAALIHTARTLVQPFYRF encoded by the exons ATGTCTCCAGGACCTCCATTAGAGGGGGTGATGGACCAACTCACacccctcctgacccctcccccaggcagcaggacaggggggccTGACCCCTGGGACACGGTCAGGACCACACTCGTCTCAGAACG tcccaggtggaggaggtgtgtctcAGCCCTCAGGCGgttctcctccagtcctgtggGGAAGCCCCTGCTCCCTGCCCTGGGCATCATCGCCATCCTGGTGGTGACCGTCCTCTACATCCTGGCTGACAAGCTGCGCTGCTTCGTGGCTAACATCTTCGTACCACAGTATCACTACCCATatgctgcgccactctgcttcGCCCAG GTGTTGGTGAGCCTGCTAGCCTTGCAGCTCCTCCACACCCTGGGCCTGGTCCCCCTCAAGCCTTACTCCCTGTCTCTGGGCGAGAGGCTCCTGGTGCCCTCCATCTGCGACAGTGTCCAGGCCGTGCTAAGCATGTGGGCCCAGGCCGAGAGCAGCCACTCGGGCCTGTACCCCCTGACCATTAGGCTGCTGCCCCTGCTGAGCGTGGGCTGGTGCCACGCCCTGGGACTGGCAGGGTCGCCGCCGCTCCACGTCACGGGCCTGGTCACCGTAGTGACCGTCACCTCCGTCACCATCACAG CGTCGCTGGGCCTGTCGAGGGTGGAGCCCCTGGAGGGTGTGTACGCTCctctggccctcctcctccacagcctgtCTCTGGCCTGGATGGCCAAGGCTGCAGAGGTGGAGTTACGGCGACCCGGCTCCCGCGTCTCCACCTTTGACCTGTATTTCACCCTGCTGGTGAACCAGAGCCTGATCCTGGGCTTCCTGTGTCTGTTGCACCCCAAAGGCCCCCAGGCACTGGGCGGGGCCAGTTGGCACAGCCTGCTCTTCATTGGCTATCTTTTGGCCATCCTGCTCCTTGGGATGGTTCAGCACTTCCTGGTGGACGTGACGGCGCTTCGCTTGTCGCCGTTGGTCGCGGCTCTCATACACACGGCTCGGACCTTAGTGCAGCCGTTTTATAGGTTCTAG
- the LOC124474023 gene encoding dual specificity protein phosphatase 26-like codes for MPERTRVERGYVTPLQVYNLLNAEAGQPALHDPNYILILDCRSADRYKQSHLVTARASVTVIHPELGCLISCVQLQEFSIILLYAEDGHSPVGSAEARVDSPVLQHCFFQISGLGMDPVILMGGFSAFHTLYPFLCTPRMVLLQPERHSLTIYPSEILEGALYQGSAAQASNYRIIKNLHVTHVVNATADCPDAFPGILSYLKLPLSDDAQQDLVEALPRATGFISGALRGQPTGRVLVHCSMGRSRSSALTLAFLMQLRRWSLLHAVRWLKERRACTAPNVNFLRQLLTYEESLFGQRLTSLDDIRL; via the exons ATGCCTGAGAGAACCAGGGTGGAGCGGGGCTACGTCACCCCTCTGCAGGTCTACAACCTGCTGAACGCAGAGGCGGGCCAGCCCGCGCTGCACGACCCCAACTACATCCTCATCCTGGACTGTCGCAGCGCTGACAG gtacaAGCAGAGTCACCTTGTGACAGCCCGTGCCAGTGTAACGGTCATCCACCCAGAGCTGGGATGTCTGATCAGCTGTGTCCAGCTGCAGGAGTTCTCCATCATCCTGCTGTACGCGGAGGACGGGCACAGTCCag tgggcaGCGCCGAGGCCAGGGTGGACTCCCCGGTCCTGCAGCACTGCTTCTTCCAGATCAGCGGCCTGGGCATGGACCCTGTCATCCTCATGGGAGGCTTCTCAGCCTTCCACACCCTCTACCCCTTCCTCTGCACCCCCCGCATGGTCCTCCTGCAGCCCGAGAGGCACTCCCTCACCATCTACCCCTCCGAGATCCTGGAGGGGGCGCTGTACCAGGGCTCTGCTGCTCAGGCCTCCAACTACCGCATCATCAAGAACCTCCACGTGACCCACGTGGTCAACGCCACGGCCGACTGCCCCGACGCCTTCCCCGGCATCCTGTCGTACCTGAAGCTGCCGCTCAGCGACGACGCCCAGCAGGACCTGGTGGAGGCTCTCCCCCGGGCCACGGGCTTCATCTCCGGGGCGCTGCGCGGCCAGCCGACCGGCCGGGTGCTGGTGCACTGCAGCATGGGGCGGAGCCGCAGCTCTGCGCTCACGCTGGCCTTCCTCATGCAGCTCCGGCGCTGGTCGCTCCTCCACGCCGTGCGCTGGCTGAAGGAGAGGCGGGCATGCACGGCGCCCAACGTgaacttcctgcggcagctccTGACCTATGAGGAGAGTCTGTTCGGTCAGAGGCTCACCTCGCTGGACGATATACGGCTGTGA